Proteins from one Desulfonatronum sp. SC1 genomic window:
- the polA gene encoding DNA polymerase I, which yields MSLKSRLNLSTDPVFLIDGTSFLYRAFYAFPDLKRSDGFPTNALFIVLRLLLRLHREERPRYAGFFLDGRGPTFRHELFTPYKAQRPKTPEALVQQIEPLVRGVGLFGLTAQVSEGVEADDLIASLCRKFKSECPVVVVGSDKDLLQCLDKNVVIWDPGLKSEKLVTNESFRQEHAMTPEQWPDFQALTGDSTDNIPGIPGVGPKTAMGLMQRFPTLEALRDNVNELTPKERKKVEPELERIFTYRELTRLRTDLHPDARLEDYRCREWEGERLTAFLREYEFRSLEREMAALSASGETTPESSESGRLSRGELLTSKTQNATKRSSAYRNPKDDASGEQAVERMEVLPGFSGKQVGVAADRDGWRLGLEGRELLWGGTSKNFAKDLVAALQPAAMVVAHSWKNLLAQDACWSAISLDRRFDVSLAAYLLQPEERDYSLTALVRRYGHELADTAQLGDEAPALLTLRLAEALGRSVEQAGFLELIATLEMPLIPVLVDMERAGVLLDQKALRAFLDEVQEGLERLSKSISQRAGGSFNLRSSQQMAEVLFERLGLKTGRKTPGGSRSTSVEVLERLAGEHPIVPEILEYRKLEKLRSTYLEPLPKLADQGGRVHTTFNQLAVATGRLSSSNPNLQNIPIRGDQGRRMRACFTAPPGHELISADYSQIELRVLAHLSADPHLRDLFARGVDVHSGTAAILFVKEPEEVTTEERRKAKTINFGLLYGMGPQKLGRELGINQQQAKDFMTLYFTRLQKVRDFYEEVVVKAKEQGAVFTLAGRRRTLPDINSRNDNLAQIARRMAINTVVQGSAADIIKMAMIRVHGDEALRALEARMILQVHDELLLEAPDAESQGAGERVAELMASVIQLDVPLVVDWGRGPNWATGHG from the coding sequence ATGAGCCTGAAATCCCGCCTCAACCTCTCCACGGACCCGGTGTTCCTGATCGACGGAACCTCCTTTCTGTACCGGGCCTTTTACGCCTTTCCGGACCTGAAGCGCTCGGACGGCTTTCCGACCAACGCCCTGTTCATCGTCCTGCGCCTGCTGTTGCGCCTGCATCGCGAGGAACGGCCGCGATACGCCGGTTTTTTTCTGGACGGACGCGGCCCCACGTTTCGCCATGAATTGTTCACCCCCTACAAGGCCCAGCGCCCCAAGACCCCGGAAGCCCTGGTCCAGCAGATCGAGCCGTTGGTCCGGGGGGTGGGACTGTTCGGCTTGACCGCCCAGGTGTCGGAAGGGGTGGAGGCGGACGACCTCATCGCCAGCCTGTGCAGGAAGTTCAAGTCCGAATGCCCGGTGGTCGTTGTCGGCTCGGACAAGGATCTGTTGCAATGCCTGGATAAGAACGTCGTGATCTGGGATCCGGGCCTAAAAAGCGAGAAGCTGGTCACCAACGAATCCTTCCGCCAGGAACACGCCATGACCCCGGAGCAGTGGCCGGATTTCCAGGCCCTGACCGGAGACAGCACGGACAATATCCCCGGCATTCCCGGCGTCGGCCCAAAGACCGCCATGGGCCTGATGCAGCGCTTCCCGACTCTGGAGGCTTTGCGGGACAACGTGAACGAGCTGACGCCCAAGGAGCGCAAAAAGGTCGAACCCGAGCTGGAGCGCATTTTTACCTACAGGGAGCTGACCCGCCTGCGCACGGACCTGCATCCGGACGCCCGGCTGGAGGATTACCGCTGCCGGGAATGGGAGGGCGAGCGGCTGACGGCGTTTCTGCGCGAGTATGAGTTTCGGTCCCTGGAGCGGGAGATGGCGGCCTTATCCGCTTCTGGAGAGACAACCCCCGAATCCTCCGAATCCGGCCGACTGAGCCGAGGAGAGTTGCTGACCTCGAAAACCCAGAATGCGACGAAACGCTCGTCCGCGTACCGGAACCCGAAAGACGACGCTTCGGGCGAACAGGCTGTGGAACGAATGGAGGTTCTGCCGGGCTTTTCCGGAAAACAGGTCGGGGTGGCCGCGGACCGAGACGGCTGGCGACTGGGGCTGGAAGGGCGTGAACTCCTGTGGGGCGGGACGTCCAAGAATTTTGCCAAGGACTTAGTGGCCGCGCTGCAACCAGCGGCCATGGTCGTGGCCCACTCTTGGAAGAACCTGCTGGCCCAAGACGCTTGCTGGTCCGCAATCTCCCTGGACCGGCGCTTCGACGTCAGTCTGGCCGCTTACCTGCTCCAACCCGAGGAGCGCGACTACAGCCTGACGGCGCTGGTTCGCCGGTACGGTCATGAGTTGGCCGATACCGCCCAGCTGGGCGACGAAGCGCCTGCCCTGCTGACGTTGCGCCTGGCCGAGGCGTTGGGGCGCAGCGTGGAACAGGCCGGATTTTTAGAGCTGATCGCCACTCTGGAGATGCCCTTGATCCCGGTGCTGGTGGACATGGAGCGGGCCGGAGTACTGCTGGATCAGAAGGCCCTGAGAGCCTTCCTGGACGAGGTCCAGGAGGGATTGGAGCGGCTGTCCAAGTCCATTTCCCAGCGGGCCGGAGGATCGTTCAATCTGCGTTCCAGCCAGCAGATGGCCGAGGTGTTGTTCGAACGTCTGGGCTTGAAGACCGGACGCAAGACCCCCGGCGGCAGCAGGTCCACCAGCGTGGAAGTCCTGGAGCGGCTGGCCGGAGAGCATCCCATTGTTCCGGAGATCCTGGAATACCGCAAACTGGAAAAGCTGCGCTCCACCTACCTGGAGCCGCTGCCCAAACTGGCGGACCAAGGCGGTCGGGTGCATACCACGTTCAATCAGTTGGCCGTGGCCACGGGACGGCTGTCCAGCAGCAATCCGAATTTGCAGAACATCCCGATCCGGGGCGACCAGGGGCGGCGGATGCGGGCCTGCTTCACCGCGCCTCCCGGGCATGAGTTGATCAGCGCGGATTATTCTCAGATCGAGCTGCGCGTTTTGGCTCATCTTTCCGCGGATCCGCACTTGCGGGACCTGTTCGCCCGGGGCGTGGACGTCCACTCCGGTACCGCGGCCATTTTGTTCGTCAAGGAGCCGGAGGAGGTCACCACCGAGGAGCGACGCAAGGCTAAGACCATCAATTTCGGCCTGCTTTACGGCATGGGGCCACAAAAGCTGGGCCGAGAGCTGGGCATCAATCAGCAGCAAGCCAAGGACTTCATGACCCTGTACTTCACCCGGCTGCAAAAAGTCCGGGATTTTTACGAAGAGGTCGTAGTCAAGGCCAAGGAGCAAGGGGCGGTGTTTACCCTGGCCGGAAGGCGTCGGACCCTGCCGGACATCAATTCCCGCAACGACAATCTGGCCCAGATCGCCCGGCGCATGGCCATCAACACCGTGGTTCAGGGCTCTGCCGCGGACATCATCAAAATGGCCATGATCCGCGTTCACGGCGACGAGGCGTTGCGGGCGCTTGAAGCACGGATGATTCTTCAGGTTCATGATGAATTGCTGCTGGAGGCTCCGGACGCGGAGAGCCAAGGGGCCGGCGAACGAGTGGCCGAATTGATGGCCTCGGTGATCCAACTGGACGTGCCTCTGGTGGTGGATTGGGGACGAGGTCCGAATTGGGCCACGGGGCATGGATGA
- a CDS encoding DUF1844 domain-containing protein, giving the protein MTEEIKITDRRVDHGKEGAEQGASAVEQAQADHSAGAGAFQGCVMPQVCFPTFVLSLSSSALVHLGEVPDPETGKTSENIEIAKHTIDILAMLEEKTKGNLDAEESKLLKDMLFELRMHYVRKSS; this is encoded by the coding sequence ATGACCGAAGAGATCAAGATCACGGATCGACGCGTCGATCATGGCAAGGAGGGCGCGGAGCAAGGGGCATCGGCCGTGGAACAGGCCCAGGCGGACCACTCGGCCGGGGCCGGAGCTTTCCAGGGCTGCGTGATGCCCCAGGTCTGCTTCCCCACCTTTGTTCTGTCCCTAAGCTCCTCGGCCCTGGTCCATCTCGGCGAGGTGCCGGATCCGGAAACCGGAAAGACTTCCGAGAACATCGAAATAGCCAAACACACCATCGACATTCTGGCCATGCTCGAGGAAAAGACCAAGGGCAACCTGGACGCCGAGGAGTCCAAGCTGCTCAAGGACATGCTCTTCGAACTGCGCATGCACTACGTGCGCAAGTCGTCGTAA